In the genome of Deinococcus carri, one region contains:
- a CDS encoding helix-turn-helix transcriptional regulator, translating into MATTPSQTSPERILALREASKQSQLAVAKAAKVNRMTLGKLERQPCRRVDHFVLRRLAAALGAESVDDLLETA; encoded by the coding sequence ATGGCCACCACCCCCAGCCAAACCAGCCCGGAGCGAATCCTGGCGCTCCGTGAGGCCAGCAAGCAGAGCCAGTTAGCCGTTGCAAAGGCCGCAAAGGTCAACCGCATGACCCTGGGCAAGCTCGAACGTCAGCCTTGCCGCCGCGTTGACCATTTTGTCCTGCGCCGACTGGCTGCCGCTCTCGGGGCCGAGAGCGTGGACGACCTGCTGGAGACGGCGTGA